A single Anopheles funestus chromosome 2RL, idAnoFuneDA-416_04, whole genome shotgun sequence DNA region contains:
- the LOC125765654 gene encoding putative ATP-dependent RNA helicase DHX57, with protein MDLDELKVLRAIVEYVRISENILVLNVVREINPDVVKVLQQGLPRDRMLRTIWIVPSENDIGITIIRAESCSDGQFSVKTEGQLRNVLVCLPNVFFCNVRPNAKRVVAPVNWNFWSIVKNTADEIHIPPACVYDAVDLRRREKLSANWYFRNLMVRFSVTEAKVFIVHGNADSGKRTEIVHYLLELAQQEQHSCRMIYVMEEEVEVLATVVRICEERNEPIGKTIGYKLNINGQVGEMNNVVFCTTQTLIFSMFSKRFKTTLRKLTHLIVDCGDRHPNEMNLLLSLVKKILQNNDSINLVLLSSRDDESSSFSGLFANVLELRIPYSEPYIRNLPNKPFGVEYYYLEDILEKICTHQVIQCMKQTLPTTDNALKLMAELQLKYGHYSYNRNVTVIMDMLIERCWFADDAEPFTAVLLPFLEYNKHMVDYQHSNTRLSALMIAGAKGFIDVVKSLLIMGANPYIVGRKSLQAMDWCCAGSENVCWQMMQTAHHAYNNPASKKLLLCQIYHKVCNPFIVDQGLVGEIVEHICKNYLPGNVLVMLPDFCDVLECYDLLRASDIRKEKKRVHFVVCNQWLTEEELKDNILSSTRDCSELYVVILVAEPLLELVLSLSCIDYVVDTGLAVHRSGDYAKGICIDRSCLATAQRSRLLMWLAQRKCFMLYAKNHLNGTNSKPRTRAAPNMAQSGEVLKALVCRTKHYGTALEYVCSTLFSTCSKSIEGSLQTLMLIGAIEKPLSLPTNLGLLLVQLDVGVHLGKALLYSILFRCLDPMLTIVAALKVGDPFIEPLDMDGEMEIMHFKHSLHSRTYSDYMVLLRLYQQWSQYKTKQTDQKPLPSYHLKTGVMEAISNTRVELMSLLRLHGIVKCGYGHNTEQLNLNADSFPMVKGCLAAGFYPQVALADYNKMQLVANCGTVRFKTHPLSVVQMDTLPTKWVIYNRKQDHMLIVPENTKNAEVQIMDNTPISEVMFLLMCGIDRKDKLDTGNLQVREQANGKETVQFLIDQKYMFELPQEMFDAVSLIRRTLGQLFRDFTLNLLQTMERKETEVLVNAVKEVLNAEESSVFPTTTIVDTRPRIKSLLPMGAFWNYTFDVHARK; from the exons ATGGATCTAGATGAGCTTAAGGTGCTACGTGCGATCGTTGAATACGTGCGTATCAGTGAGAATATACTGGTGCTAAACGTTGTAAGAGAAATCAATCCGGATGTGGTGAAAGTGCTGCAGCAAGGATTGCCTCGCGACCGGATGCTTCGCACAATTTGGATTGTCCCCTCGGAGAATGATA TCGGTATAACGATTATACGCGCTGAATCTTGTTCCGATGGTCAGTTCTCGGTGAAGACAGAAGGGCAGCTACGCAATGTCCTTGTTTGCCtaccgaatgtttttttctgcaacgTACGCCCCAATGCGAAACGCGTTGTTGCCCCGGTTAACTGGAATTTTTGGTCTATCGTTAAAAATACGGCGGATGAGATACATATACCGCCAGCCTGTGTGTATGACGCGGTCGACTTAAGGCGACGTGAAAAGTTATCGGCGAATTGGTACTTTAGAAACCTTATGGTACGGTTCAGTGTAACCGAGGCGAAGGTGTTTATCGTCCACGGTAACGCCGATAGTGGCAAACGGACGGAAATCGTTCACTATTTGCTAGAACTAGCACAACAGGAGCAACATTCCTGTCGCATGATTTACGTAATGGAGGAAGAGGTCGAAGTGCTCGCCACTGTGGTGCGAATTTGCGAGGAACGGAACGAACCGATCGGTAAAACAATCGGCTACAAGCTGAACATAAACGGCCAAGTTGGAGAAATGAACAATGTGGTGTTCTGCACCACCCAGACACTGATATTTTCAATGTTCAGCAAAAGGTTCAAGACCACACTACGCAAACTAACGCACCTGATTGTGGACTGTGGAGATCGGCATCCGAACGAGATGaatttgttgctttcgttGGTGAAAAAAATCTTGCAAAACAACGATTCAATAAATTTGGTGCTGCTGTCCTCGCGAGATGATGAATCATCATCGTTCAGTGGGTTGTTCGCTAATGTGCTAGAATTGCGTATACCTTACAGCGAACCGTACATTAGAAACTTGCCGAATAAGCCTTTTGGTGTAGAGTACTATTATTTGGAAGATATTTTAGAGAAAATCTGCACCCATCAGGTTATTCAATGCATGAAACAAACACTTCCGACGACGGACAATGCCCTGAAGCTGATGGCTGAACTGCAACTAAAGTACGGTCATTATAGTTACAATCGAAATGTGACGGTTATTATGGACATGCTGATTGAGCGATGCTGGTTTGCGGACGATGCTGAACCATTCACGGCGGTACTGTTGCCGTTCCTGGAGTACAACAAGCATATGGTGGACTATCAACATTCGAACACACGTTTGTCCGCTCTCATGATCGCCGGTGCAAAAG GGTTCATCGATGTGGTAAAAAGCTTGCTGATTATGGGCGCTAATCCGTACATCGTAGGAAGGAAATCCTTACAAGCCATGGATTGGTGTTGCGCAGGGAGTGAAAATGTATGCTGGCAAATGATGCAAACAGCACACCATGCGTACAACAATCCAGCTTCCAAAAAGTTACTTTTGTGCCAAATTTACCACAAAGTGTGCAATCCTTTCATCGTCGACCAGGGACTGGTTGGGGAGATTGTAGAACACATCTGCAAAAATTACTTACCGGGTAATGTACTCGTGATGTTGCCGGATTTTTGTGACGTCCTCGAGTGTTACGACTTACTCCGGGCCAGTGATatcagaaaagaaaagaaaagagtaCATTTTGTGGTCTGCAATCAATGGCTCACCGAGGAAGAGTTAAAGGACAACATACTGTCGTCGACCCGCGATTGTTCGGAGCTGTACGTTGTGATCCTGGTAGCGGAACCATTGTTGGAGCTAGTATTGTCGCTCTCGTGCATTGATTATGTGGTGGACACGGGATTAGCGGTGCACCGTTCGGGTGACTACGCTAAGGGCATATGCATTGATCGATCGTGCTTGGCAACGGCACAAAGATCACGTTTGCTGATGTGGCTTGCACAGCGGAAGTGTTTTATGCTGTACGCGAAGAACCATTTGAATGGTACAAATTCAAAGCCTCGCACAAGGGCAGCACCCAATATGGCACAATCCGGAGAAGTACTGAAGGCTCTTGTTTGTCGCACCAAGCATTACGGCACAGCGTTGGAATACGTTTGTTCCACTTTATTTTCAACTTGTTCTAAGAGCATCGAAGGTTCATTGCAGACGCTTATGTTAATCGGAGCGATAGAAAAGCCGCTAAGCCTACCAACAAACTTGGGTTTGCTGCTTGTGCAGCTAGACGTCGGTGTGCATCTAGGCAAGGCACTACTCTATTCGATTTTGTTTCGATGTCTCGATCCCATGTTAACGATTGTGGCCGCCTTGAAGGTAGGCGATCCATTTATCGAACCGTTGGATATGGATGGAGAGATGGAAATTATGCACTTTAAACATTCGCTCCACAGCCGCACCTACAGCGATTATATGGTACTGTTGCGGTTGTACCAACAGTGGAGTCAATACAAGACCAAACAAACAGATCAAAAACCGTTGCCAAGCTATCACCTCAAAACGGGAGTAATGGAGGCAATTTCTAATACACGCGTGGAGCTAATGTCGTTGCTACGCCTGCACGGGATTGTAAAATGTGGCTATGGACACAACACCGAGCAGCTGAACCTTAATGCCGACAGTTTTCCCATGGTAAAAGGTTGCCTGGCGGCCGGTTTCTATCCCCAGGTGGCCTTAGCAGACTATAACAAAATGCAACTGGTGGCTAATTGTGGAACTGTACGTTTTAAAACCCATCCTTTGTCGGTGGTACAAATGGATACGCTACCAACGAAGTGGGTTATCTACAATAGAAAGCAAGATCACATGCTGATCGTACCGGAGAACACGAAGAATGCGGAGGTTCAAATCATGGACAATACACCCATTTCCGAGGTTATGTTTCTGTTGATGTGTGGCATCGATAGGAAAGATAAACTAGACACGGGTAATCTGCAAGTTCGCGAACAGGCCAACGGGAAGGAAACGGTACAATTCCTAATTGATCAGAAGTACATGTTCGAGTTGCCGCAAGAGATGTTCGATGCGGTTTCGCTCATTCGTCGCACACTCGGCCAGCTGTTTCGGGACTTTACGCTCAATCTGCTGCAAACGATGGAGCGCAAGGAAACGGAGGTGTTGGTGAATGCCGTTAAGGAAGTACTGAATGCGGAGGAGTCAAGTGTATTTCCCACGACCACCATCGTTGATACACGTCCGAGGATAAAGAGCCTGTTGCCGATGGGTGCATTTTGGAACTACACATTTGATGTACACGCGCGGAAATGA
- the LOC125765674 gene encoding uncharacterized protein LOC125765674, whose product MYFFFVLVSLMVANPALAYLSAGMKDQFLSDMLLRELVDRMGKDLAEAADSYIDPAAMDELPASRLALMARVTKDLESEQLDYDALLDGSNPNPSPRDQEYLQHSSLWGHQYVSGGAGEGPNRPKPQVKTDASLPAYCNPPNPCPVGYTEDQGCTMDFENTAAFSREYQAAQDCMCDAEHMFNCPATTQNEGNPQMDSDLENFIARQFHTQEHKNLVAKKFHVKKNYNPFLQGEKLPVAAKKGFNVNV is encoded by the exons AAG GATCAGTTTCTGTCGGATATGTTGCTCCGGGAGCTTGTCGATAGGATGGGCAAGGATTTGGCCGAAGCAGCCGACTCGTACATTGATCCGGCAGCCATGGACGAACTGCCCGCCAGCCGTCTGGCACTAATGGCGCGTGTAACGAAGGATCTAGAGTCCGAGCAGCTGGACTACGACGCCCTACTGGACGGTTCGAATCCGAACCCTTCGCCGCGCGATCAGGAGTATCTGCAGCACAGTTCCCTCTGGGGACACCAGTACGTGTCGGGTGGTGCGGGCGAAGGACCCAACCGTCCGAAGCCACAGGTAAAAACTGATGCGAGCCTTCCGGCGTACTGCAACCCACCGAATCCGTGCCCGGTTGGATACACCGAAGATCAAGGATGCACGATGGATTTCGAAAATACGGCGGCGTTTAGCCGCGAGTATCAGGCGGCACAGGACTGTATGTGTGATGCGGAGCACATGTTTAACTGCCCGGCAACGACACAGAACGAAGGCAACCCGCAAATGGACTCCGACCTGGAAAACTTCATTGCTCGCCAGTTTCACACACAGGAGCATAAGAACTTGGTGGCCAAAAAGTTTCACGTGAAGAAG AACTACAACCCATTCTTGCAAGGCGAAAAGCTTCCGGTCGCCGCCAAGAAGGGATTCAACGTGAATGTTTAG